The DNA region AAGGTGCCGGTGGATTTTTAGCAAAACTAGCACCCACTCTGACTGTTCCCACAGGACTCGATGTCAAAATGATTTCTCATGACAAGTCTATAGTAGATGAGTATGTAAAAGACCCATTAGTCCACGGAAACGTAGGAGCTTATCTTGGTGATTATTTACTTAACTGTTATGGTCTCGCATTGGAATCGGCTACCAAAATCAATGTACCAATTTATATGTTCCATGGAAAGGATGACCAAATCGCCCTTGTCCAAGGAACTTTGGATGCCTTTGAAAAGGTAAATTCCAAAGACAAAACAATGAAAATTTATGACGGATTGTACCACGAAACCATGAACGAACTCCCACAAGACAGAGCTATCGTCTTCAAAGATTTAGTTGCTTGGATCGACAAACACTAAGGAGATAAATGCCAATGGCAATAACCAAAGATATAGTTGGAAAAAAACTAGATCGTTTTGATTTCACAGTGGAACGAGGAAAGATCAAAGAATTCTGCCTCGCCATCAACGAAAAAAACCCAATCTATTTTGACGTAGAAGAAGCAAAAAAAGCTGGATACTCTGATGTTCCTGCTCCACCGACTTTCCCTACAGTCATTATGTTTTGGGGATACCCAAAGATTTGGAACGATATGGCCGAACTCGGCATCGATCTATCCAAAATCCTTCACTTAAAAGAAGAATATACGTACCACAAAATTCTGTATCCGGGCAAAGTGTACGCACAGTCCGAAATTGCCGATGTAAAATCGGGAAGAGCAGAAATCGTAACATTCAGAACAACCATCTATGATGAAAAAAATGATCCTATTCTCTCTGCTGAGATGGCGATCTTCATACGTAAGGATTAATACAGGAGGCTAACAATGGCAAAAATCGAATTTGATAAAGTAGAAGTTGGTCAGTCCCTTCCATCCCTCGACATCCCAGTCATCGAACATGCAAATTTAGTTCGTTATGCGGGAGCATCTGGAGATTTTAACCCCATCCACAACGATCCTGATTTCGCAAGGAAAGCAGGCCTTGATGGAACCATCTCTCATGGTATGTATGTTATGGCACAAGTAGGAAGACTTTGTACTTCTTGGGCAGAACAAAAAGACATCGCATACTTTGGTGTGACTTTCAAAGCCATGACGAAACTCGGCGAAAAACTAACCATCGTTGGAACCATCAAAAAGAAATTTGAAAAAGATGGTAAAAAAACTGTGACTGTACTGGTAGAAGCAAAAAACGAAGCGGGCGAAGTAAAAGCCGGTGGAGATTTAGTCGTCAACGCAGTATAATTTACAATTCACAATTTGATTTCTTTCTGATTTGTTAATACAGAATCAAAACGGAATCAAAAACTTTGAAAGCATCGGGGGAAACTTCGGTGCTTTTTTATTTTCTAAATATAATTTTCCATTTTTCTCAGGGCGCCTCGAATTCGTTAGTTGATCTAAATTTTATCCTAGTAACGACCGCGCTTTTCGTTCCAATCCTTCGGATTTCCACTCCAATCGCTGGCGCGGGAGGATTACTATCAAAAAACGAATGTTATCTGGGTAGAAATCTAAACCCCTACTCCAATTCTTCAAAAGGAATGTCCAATACTTCAAACCCAGAACAATCCAAAAAATCATAATGCCACCATTCGGTTTTGTTCACACGAAATCCATATTGACTAAGTGTACTGATTAGAATCGTTCGGTTTTTTAAAATCTCTGGATCAGAAACGGAGGCTTCGGCCCAAGCTTCCTTTCGAAAGGAGTCGTATTCCGTTGGCATGGAAAGTTCCCGTTTTGTTTTTTGATCCACAAGAGTTAAGTCAATCGCACAACCTTTGTTATGCCGTGAACCGGTTTTGGGTGAGGCCACATACCTTGTATCTCCCACAATCTCAAAAAATTTGACTGTGGCTGCATAAGGTCGATACGCATCGAATATTTTTATGGAATAGCCAAGTTGTAAAAACTCAAGGTTTGCTTTTCTTAGTGCTTCTGCGACTGGTTTTCTGGCAAAAGCTTTGGGTTCCTTATAGATAACTTGTTTGGTAAAATTATCGCGAGTTGCGTATTTGATATCCAAAGTAATGCCAGGAATTTTCTTTTCTAAGTTAATAAGTTCTTTATTGGAATTTTTTTGTATCGATCGTTCGTAGGCCTTCCGATCTAGAACATTGAGTTTATTTTCTGTAGATTGGGAAACCAAAGATAAAAAAGGAAATCCCAAACAAATGGCAATCGTGATGATTTTCATAACTTAGAAAATAATTTTCGTAATATTTATACAATCTTCAAGATTTTTTATAGAAATTTCAGGTTAGATTGTACTGATACGCGCACCCCGGACAGAAGGAGCGCCCTCGTCGACTGATGGCCGGAGATGGTGCCCAAAGTTTCAGAATGATTTTGTGGATGATGATCTGAATACAAAAAACCCCACATAAAGTGGGGTTTGTAAAAAGAATTTTCTAAATGAAATTTCTATGTTTTTATTTTGCGTCTGGGTTTGGTGAATGTCTTCTGATGAAATTGTTTAATCTTTCAATATAAGAGAAGGCAGCGGGAACCACAACCAGAGTGAGTAACGTTGATGAAATGACACCACCGATGAGAGCCCAACCCATACTTGTTCTTTGTTTTGATGCTTCGTTCAAACCAATGGCAATCGGTAAAAATCCGGCAACTAACGCGAATGAGGTCATAAGGATCGGACGAAGTCTTTCTCGGCCCGCTTCAATGATCGCTTCTTTCATCTCAGTTCCTTGTTGGATCAACTGGTTTGTAAAGTCCACAAGTAGAATTGAGTTTTTGGTAGCGACACCGATGAGCATAATCAGCGCAATCATGGAAAAGAGATTCATAGACTCGTTGGCAAGGAAGAGTGCAATGAAGGCACCACATAACGCTAGCGGTAACACCAACATGATGGCAATCGGAGTGATGAAACTTTCATAGAGTGAAGCAAGTACGATGTAGATGAATAGGATACCAAGACCCATTGCAATCGCCATCGAAGAACCTAACTCTTTGAAGTTTTCCGCCTGTCCCAGATAATTGATTCTTACGGAAGATGGAAGTGGAAGTTCTGTTTCAGTGATTTTGGTTATCTCTTCAATCGCACCACCCATCCCTGGACCATCTGGAGCCATATCCGCATAAATTTCTAACGACTGGTTTCTGTTCAATCGGTTGATGGTTGCAAGTCCCGTTGTTTCTTCGGAAGTAGCAACGTTTTTAATTGGGATCATGATGTTGTTGAAGTTCGGCACATAGGATTGATAGAAACTTTCTTTTAAGTTCCTTTGGCCTTCTTTCAATCGAACCCGGATATCATATTCCACACCGTTTTGTCTATAAACAGCAGGAGTTGTTCCTTCAATCAAAGTTCTAAGTTCCATACCAATAGCAGAACCAGAAACACCTAACATTACTTCTCTGGCGCGATCAGGAATCACTCGAAATTCAGGAGATCCTGCTCTGTAACTTGTATCTACGTCGAGTAGAGCTTTTGATTTTTTTAATCTTTCTAAGAGTTTTAAACCGTATTCTTGTACTTCCTCACCTTTTTGTCCGCTCACAACAAGTACAAAAGGTCTTTGTCCTCCACCGACGTTATCAATATCTTTTACGATCGGAGTTGCATAACGGTGAGTGGTTGCTAGTTCCTTTCTTAAAATATCTTTGAATTGGCTAGTGTTGACATTTCTTTGTTTCGAAGGCACCATTTCCACAAACATAGAAGTGGTTCGGTTCGTATTGAACATCGCTACTTGTTTTGTTTCTTTGTGTGCTGAAATACTTTCATACACTTCTTTTGCAACTGTAGCCATCTTATCAACAGATGTACCTGGAGGCATGTCCAAAGTTACTTGGAACTTTCCTTGATCCTGGGCTGGTAAGAAAGTTTTTGTAACATATTTAGTAAGGTAAATACTAAATACGAATAAAAAGATCGCACCAGAAATAATGAGAATTGGGAAACGAAGAGTGAATTTTAAGATTTTTGCATAAAGATTTTCTAGTTTTGTTTGGAATCGGTTGAATACAGCCAAAACTTTTTCCAATCCAAGATTTAATACATTGAGAACGATACGAACAGGGGTAAAAACTAGAAACAAAATTTGAGCAACTTTTCCTCGTTCGGCGGGAATCGAAACGTAATTCAGTTCTTCTTCTTTGGATTTTTTCTTCGATTTGGAAGTAGTTGGTTCACCATGAGAATGTCCTCCTCCGTGACCACCGCCATGACCCGCAACAGCTCCACCAAAATAAGCAGATAACATAGGCGCAATGGTAAGGGCGTCATAAAGGGAGATGAGTAAGGCAAAACAAATTGTAAGTCCAAATTCTCTTAAGAACTGCCCAACAACCCCACTGATAAACGCGATCGGCATAAACACTGCGATGACAGCCATTGTTGTTGCAATGACGGCAAGAGTTACTTCTTTGGTTCCGTCAATGGATGCCTGCCTTGCGGTTTTTCCCATTTCTCTATGGCGGAAAATATTTTCCCGAACCACAATCGCATCATCGATGAGAAGTCCAACTGCCAAACTGAGTGCGAGTAGTGTCATTACATTGACTGTAAATCCAGCAATCGCCATCAAAATAAAGGCACCGAGTAGCGAGTTTGGAAGCGCAAGGCCAGTGATCAGAGTGGAACGAACACTACCAAGAAATAACAAAACTACGATGATGGTGAGTGCAATCCCAATAAAGATTGTTTCATTTACATCATAGATATTGTCTTCGATAGCAGTGGAGTTGTCGTTTGCAATGGCAAGGAAAAGAGAACCATCTCTTCTTGATAAATCTTTATTGATATCAGCTGCCCTTTTTTTAATCGCCTTGGCAACGGCAACCGTGTTTGCTCCCGATTGTTTATATACAAGAAGAAAGACCGCCTTTTTCCCGTTAAAGTAGGCACGGGAAGCTTCATCTTCCATTGTATCTTTTACTTCTCCCAACTGACCTATTTTAATCGGTACTTCGTTTCCAAAAAGAGAAAGTGGTGTGTCACGAATTTCATCAGGGGATTTGAACTCATTGATGGTTCTATATACTAATTCGTTGTCGGAGCGGCTTACTTTTCCTGCTGGGATGTTGGTTCCACCAGAAGCCAAACGATTGGAAACCATAGAAGCAGAAATCATATGGGATTTTAATTTGTCCCGATCCAATTCTACATGGATTTCTCTTTTTCGTCCGCCATAGATGGTGATGTTTCCCACGTCTTGTGTTGTGAGTAATATCTGTTTGATCTCTTCGTTTGCAATATCGTAAATTTGTGCTTCAGGAAGATCAGCTCTTAATGCTAAGATAATAATGGGTTGGTCTGCAGGGTCAATCCTTCTAATAATAGGTTCTTTCGCATCATCGGGTAACTTCGGTTTTACTGCTGAAATTTTATCGCGGACCTGTTGTTCTGCATATTTCACGTCTGTTTCCATTGTGAATTCAACAACCACAGTCCCCAAACTTTCGTTACAGATGGACTTGATTCGCTTCACACCAGAAATCGTAGACAATTCGTCTTCGACTGGTTTTGCAATCAGTGTTTCGATTTCGTTTGGTGCCGCTCCGGGATAAGGAACCGTAACAGTCACTACTGGAATTGTAATATTGGGGAATAAGTCGACTCCCAATTTGTTTAAGGACAGATAACCTGTAATCAAAATCAAAACGATTGTACAGGTAATGAAAATGGGTCGTTTTATCGAAAGCTCAGCAAAGCTCATCTTATTCTCCAGGGGTCTAAAAACATAATTTTCCCCAGTCCTCGGCAAGGCAAATAAAAATAAAAACTGACCAGATGGTCAACTTTAAACATCTAACAGGCTGGTTCTTTTATGAGACTGATTGTATTGCCTTTATGGTAGATAAATTTAGGGGAAGTTCTTGGGTTTGTTTCTGAAAAAACTTTATTTTGACATAACACCCGAAGAATCAGGGGGTTACTTTGTGATTAGTTGTTTCTCCTCGAATCCATCTTGGATTCCAAAAGTGGTTCATACATCATCCAAGCAGTATTTTCTGTTACCAACACATCTTCCAAAATTTCTTTTGTGTCTTTGGAAATTTTTTTTCTACGAATGGTATTCCTTCTGGTATATCCTCCCCAAGGTTCTGCATGAAAACCATGGTACGATTCGTAAACTTGGTATAAAAAAGGTATTTCTATATCTGTTAGCCATTCCCCTTTTAAAAGATCATCCTCAATCCATAGATGCAAAACAAATGGTTGTTTGGTTGTATTTTTAATTTGTAAGTCGATATAATTATAAGACAAAGTGGCACCTGATCCAAAAGGAAGAGTTCTTTCCGAATCAGGAAAAATATCAAAACTATGACGCCACCTTTCTTTTACTTCCAAAGGACTGTGTAA from Leptospira noumeaensis includes:
- a CDS encoding efflux RND transporter permease subunit, with product MSFAELSIKRPIFITCTIVLILITGYLSLNKLGVDLFPNITIPVVTVTVPYPGAAPNEIETLIAKPVEDELSTISGVKRIKSICNESLGTVVVEFTMETDVKYAEQQVRDKISAVKPKLPDDAKEPIIRRIDPADQPIIILALRADLPEAQIYDIANEEIKQILLTTQDVGNITIYGGRKREIHVELDRDKLKSHMISASMVSNRLASGGTNIPAGKVSRSDNELVYRTINEFKSPDEIRDTPLSLFGNEVPIKIGQLGEVKDTMEDEASRAYFNGKKAVFLLVYKQSGANTVAVAKAIKKRAADINKDLSRRDGSLFLAIANDNSTAIEDNIYDVNETIFIGIALTIIVVLLFLGSVRSTLITGLALPNSLLGAFILMAIAGFTVNVMTLLALSLAVGLLIDDAIVVRENIFRHREMGKTARQASIDGTKEVTLAVIATTMAVIAVFMPIAFISGVVGQFLREFGLTICFALLISLYDALTIAPMLSAYFGGAVAGHGGGHGGGHSHGEPTTSKSKKKSKEEELNYVSIPAERGKVAQILFLVFTPVRIVLNVLNLGLEKVLAVFNRFQTKLENLYAKILKFTLRFPILIISGAIFLFVFSIYLTKYVTKTFLPAQDQGKFQVTLDMPPGTSVDKMATVAKEVYESISAHKETKQVAMFNTNRTTSMFVEMVPSKQRNVNTSQFKDILRKELATTHRYATPIVKDIDNVGGGQRPFVLVVSGQKGEEVQEYGLKLLERLKKSKALLDVDTSYRAGSPEFRVIPDRAREVMLGVSGSAIGMELRTLIEGTTPAVYRQNGVEYDIRVRLKEGQRNLKESFYQSYVPNFNNIMIPIKNVATSEETTGLATINRLNRNQSLEIYADMAPDGPGMGGAIEEITKITETELPLPSSVRINYLGQAENFKELGSSMAIAMGLGILFIYIVLASLYESFITPIAIMLVLPLALCGAFIALFLANESMNLFSMIALIMLIGVATKNSILLVDFTNQLIQQGTEMKEAIIEAGRERLRPILMTSFALVAGFLPIAIGLNEASKQRTSMGWALIGGVISSTLLTLVVVPAAFSYIERLNNFIRRHSPNPDAK
- a CDS encoding MaoC/PaaZ C-terminal domain-containing protein is translated as MAKIEFDKVEVGQSLPSLDIPVIEHANLVRYAGASGDFNPIHNDPDFARKAGLDGTISHGMYVMAQVGRLCTSWAEQKDIAYFGVTFKAMTKLGEKLTIVGTIKKKFEKDGKKTVTVLVEAKNEAGEVKAGGDLVVNAV
- a CDS encoding FAS1-like dehydratase domain-containing protein; the protein is MAITKDIVGKKLDRFDFTVERGKIKEFCLAINEKNPIYFDVEEAKKAGYSDVPAPPTFPTVIMFWGYPKIWNDMAELGIDLSKILHLKEEYTYHKILYPGKVYAQSEIADVKSGRAEIVTFRTTIYDEKNDPILSAEMAIFIRKD
- a CDS encoding M15 family metallopeptidase — translated: MKIITIAICLGFPFLSLVSQSTENKLNVLDRKAYERSIQKNSNKELINLEKKIPGITLDIKYATRDNFTKQVIYKEPKAFARKPVAEALRKANLEFLQLGYSIKIFDAYRPYAATVKFFEIVGDTRYVASPKTGSRHNKGCAIDLTLVDQKTKRELSMPTEYDSFRKEAWAEASVSDPEILKNRTILISTLSQYGFRVNKTEWWHYDFLDCSGFEVLDIPFEELE